GCTTCATTCTATCAAAAAGCTCCATATCATCGATATTTCTGCTTATAGCATCAAAATCACCTTCCTGTCCCTTGATAACAAACAACAGTGATATAAATTCCGGGTTCCCAGTCTGGCTATATGCCATCTGTGCCATGGTTGCAGCTTCCGGCAAATCCGTGATCTGGCGGATCAGGTCACTCAAGCGAGCGATATCTTCCGGCTGTGAATTCTGGTTTGCTGCATATAGCAGAAAGGAAGCTGCTTCTTTTGGTTTCCCTGTATGTTCATAAGCAACTGCCAGATTCTTGTAAGCCTCTGCATTCTTTGGATCGATCTGAATCACTGCGGTAAAGGCCAAAATTGCTTTATCGTAATTCGCCTCTTTTAAGTACTTTACTCCCAAGTCGAAGTTCTCCTGGAAATTTCCAGAAGACACCTTTTTACTGCATCCGGCCATACCTGCTAAAAAGCAGATAATCAGAGCTGATACCAGGATTATTTTTTTCTTTTTCATTTTCTCCTTTTCCTCCCCCTTATCTTCTAAACCAGTCAAACATAAATGGTGTTTTATTTTTGCAATACACAATTATCGCCGACAGGTTATCTGGTGCATCATTTGAATATCCTTCTTCTCTTAATTTATTTAAAGCAGAGCGTATATCCTCTGCATTTTTTGCATTGCTTATATTCTGTATCATTTCTTCTTCTTCACAATACCGGTATAAACCGTCACTGCATAAAAGAAATTTCTGGTTTTTCTTCAAACGATCAGTGCAGCTAAAAATATCAACGCTTTCTTCCGTCCCCACTGCCTGTGTCAATTTTCCATAGTACTTGTGCTTTTTTTGTTCTTCGACCGTGTACCTTCGCTTTGTTTCCTCCAGATTTTCCCATACATGTGCCACGGTCAGCTGGCGTATCTTCCCCGATTCATAACTGTAAATCCGGCTGTCACCAACTGACAAAACCCCATACTTCTCATGGCAAAGGAACAGAATCATCACTGTAGAGCCACAGACCTGGCCCTGATTACACTTCTCCCAAATTTCCCGGTTAATTTCCAGCAATTCCTGATGCAGCGATTCCATATAATCTTCAAATCGTCCTGGATCCCAGCTGTTTTTCTGTTCTTGCCACCATCTGGACATACCATCCCGGATCATTCCACTGGCCACTTCTCCACTGGCATGACCTCCCATTCCATCTGCAACAAAATACAGGCCCACTTCTCCATGGCAGAACATTCCAACCGCATCCTGATTCACTTTTCTCTTTAATCCACTGTCGGTGATCCCATTGTAAAGTATCTCCATGGCCTGCTCTCCTGTTACTTCTTTCTTTTACTTGATTGTAACTTTCATAGATAAACGTCCCAATCCAAGAACCGTGCCTGAATATATCTCTTCTTTGCCAGCGATCAGCCTTCCATCAACTTTGGTTCCGTTAGAAGAGCCTTCATCAATTACATAATATCTTCTGTCCTCATTCACGATACGGCAATGTTTTCCTGATACTGACTTTTCATAACTGATCATAATATTGCAAGCACTGCTTCGTCCAATCAGGATGAAATTTTGCAAATCACCCCGGAATTCCTTG
The nucleotide sequence above comes from Lacrimispora sp. BS-2. Encoded proteins:
- a CDS encoding PP2C family serine/threonine-protein phosphatase, whose amino-acid sequence is MEILYNGITDSGLKRKVNQDAVGMFCHGEVGLYFVADGMGGHASGEVASGMIRDGMSRWWQEQKNSWDPGRFEDYMESLHQELLEINREIWEKCNQGQVCGSTVMILFLCHEKYGVLSVGDSRIYSYESGKIRQLTVAHVWENLEETKRRYTVEEQKKHKYYGKLTQAVGTEESVDIFSCTDRLKKNQKFLLCSDGLYRYCEEEEMIQNISNAKNAEDIRSALNKLREEGYSNDAPDNLSAIIVYCKNKTPFMFDWFRR